In a single window of the Osmia bicornis bicornis chromosome 7, iOsmBic2.1, whole genome shotgun sequence genome:
- the LOC114878315 gene encoding receptor-type tyrosine-protein phosphatase kappa isoform X1, producing MSSLRTQSTGGGVLGLSSVGSDRTGATSTGAGSHSHSHRKHHHHHRSRSAPRAPEKPPRKRHLNPGHSLASIPSQIKLSMLNSGLISFTTEELGSSMSTTLPSAPTELSQFPKLCELRRKFPVLYRVEFQTATKVETHSCRHATKPANKEKNQNQKCIPYDYNRVVLDTIEGEPDSDYVNASYVDSILKPNAYIVTQGPIENTVTEFWRMVWQEKACCIVMLTKTFDFIKVMCVQYWPASKDKDEEYGGIGVSVLKEEELANFHIRTIKLYKKNENDEITEERTLLQFHYTEWHSHTCPFGNAVLEFRRRVRAVVGSTIKNESGPMVVHCNDGGGRSGVYLAIDANMELAEEEDAFDVFGYLKKLRQSRRGLIENLEQYKFVYDTLEEFVVCGTSWFPVSELSQRLKQKSIKNPITKMNEYQREYQQICKQTPRFTIGDCAGGHRADNREKNRDVLVVPPDNFRPYLTSFQGNSYTDYINAVFVDGYTKPREYIVTEWPLRHTCGEFWSLVYDYECAAVVVLCVPPPGSTNFPSFWPEGKHSKKYGPVFTIDHISHNHYTNIKTWIFRINKKIVSLTELMAGVKAPPKTVQLFQLTCWPMGHKVPTSTNSLVELMNMVERWRQRTDYGPVAVVSPDGRSRCGVYCAANACIEQVIQHGEVDIFQAVKTVRRHRPQLVENMTEYKYCYDLVLHYVLHYLNKDMNEKK from the exons ATGTCGTCGTTACGAACGCAATCGACCGGTGGCGGTGTTCTCGGTTTGAGCAGTGTCGGTTCTGATCGTACCGGTGCAACATCAACCGGTGCTGGGTCACATTCGCACTCTCACAGGAaacatcatcatcatcacAGAAGCAGAAGCGCGCCCAGGGCACCGGAAAAACCACCTAGGAAGCGTCATCTTAATCCTGGCCACAGCCTTGCCTCCATTCCCAGCCAGATTAAGCTGTCAATGTTGAACAGTGGCCTCATCTCGTTCA CCACGGAAGAACTGGGTAGCAGTATGAGCACCACCCTACCCTCGGCACCGACAGAACTCTCGCAATTCCCAAAGCTTTGCGAGCTACGTCGAAAGTTTCCTGTTCTATATCGTGTCGAGTTTCAG acAGCAACGAAAGTGGAAACACATTCGTGCAGACACGCCACGAAACCAgcgaataaagaaaaaaatcagaaCCAAAAGTGTATTCCTT ACGATTATAACAGGGTGGTCTTAGATACGATCGAAGGCGAACCAGATTCCGATTACGTTAACGCATCTTACGTAGAT AGTATATTGAAACCAAATGCTTACATCGTGACTCAGGGACCCATAGAGAACACGGTAACAGAATTCTGGCGAATGGTTTGGCAAGAGAAGGCATGCTGCATCGTGATGCTAACAAAAACATTCGACTTCATCAAG GTGATGTGCGTCCAATATTGGCCCGCAAGCAAAGACAAGGACGAAGAGTATGGTGGTATCGGGGTTTCCGTGTTGAAGGAGGAGGAACTGGCCAATTTTCACATACGAACGATAAAGCTGTACAAGAAAAATGAGAACGAC GAAATCACAGAAGAAAGAACACTGTTGCAATTCCATTACACGGAATGGCATTCGCATACGTGTCCTTTCGGAAATGCAGTTTTAGAATTTCGTCGACGAGTCAGAGCCGTGGTCGGATCCACTATAAAGAACGAGTCAGGTCCTATGGTGGTGCATTGCAA TGACGGTGGTGGAAGATCAGGAGTGTACTTGGCGATAGATGCAAATATGGAGTTGGCCGAAGAGGAGGACGCTTTCGACGTCTTTGGATACTTGAAGAAGTTGCGGCAAAGCAGAAGAGGTCTCATCGAGAACTTG GAACAGTACAAATTCGTGTACGACACGCTAGAAGAGTTCGTAGTGTGCGGTACCTCGTGGTTTCCGGTTTCCGAATTATCGCAACGTCTCAAGCAAAAGAGTATAAAAAATCCCATAACCAAGATGAATGAATATCAACGAGAATACCAGCAAATTTGTAAGCAAACGCCACGTTTCACGATCGGTGATTGCGCTGGCGGACATAGAGCTGAtaatagagaaaaaaataggGACGTTCTAGTAGTGCCAC CCGACAACTTTCGACCATACCTCACCAGCTTCCAGGGTAACAGCTACACTGACTACATAAACGCTGTTTTTGTGGAC GGCTATACGAAACCCAGGGAGTACATTGTAACGGAATGGCCACTTCGACACACGTGCGGTGAGTTCTGGTCCCTGGTTTACGATTACGAGTGTGCAGCCGTGGTGGTACTCTGCGTACCACCCCCAGGCTCCACGAATTTCCCCAGCTTTTGGCCCGAGGGAAAACATTCAAAGAAATACGGTCCTGTATTTACGATTGATCACATCAGTCACAATCACTATACGAACATCAAAACCTGG ATTTTCAggataaacaaaaaaatagtATCACTGACCGAGCTAATGGCTGGAGTGAAAGCTCCTCCGAAGACGGTTCAACTGTTCCAATTGACTTGTTGGCCTATGGGCCACAAGGTTCCAACGTCGACGAACAGTTTGGTCGAGCTGATGAACATGGTCGAAAGGTGGAGGCAACGAACGGATTATGGACCTGTAGCTGTGGTTTCACCGGATGGCAGAAGTCGTTGCGGCGTGTATTGTGCCGCAAATGCGTGTATAGAACAGGTCATTCAGCACGGGGAAGTGGACATTTTCCAGGCGGTTAAAACCGTACGCAGGCATAGGCCTCAGCTCGTAGAGAACATG ACCGAATACAAATACTGCTACGATCTGGTGCTGCACTACGTGCTACACTACCTGAACAAGGACATGAACGAGAAAAAGTGA
- the LOC114878315 gene encoding receptor-type tyrosine-protein phosphatase kappa isoform X2, with translation MSTTLPSAPTELSQFPKLCELRRKFPVLYRVEFQTATKVETHSCRHATKPANKEKNQNQKCIPYDYNRVVLDTIEGEPDSDYVNASYVDSILKPNAYIVTQGPIENTVTEFWRMVWQEKACCIVMLTKTFDFIKVMCVQYWPASKDKDEEYGGIGVSVLKEEELANFHIRTIKLYKKNENDEITEERTLLQFHYTEWHSHTCPFGNAVLEFRRRVRAVVGSTIKNESGPMVVHCNDGGGRSGVYLAIDANMELAEEEDAFDVFGYLKKLRQSRRGLIENLEQYKFVYDTLEEFVVCGTSWFPVSELSQRLKQKSIKNPITKMNEYQREYQQICKQTPRFTIGDCAGGHRADNREKNRDVLVVPPDNFRPYLTSFQGNSYTDYINAVFVDGYTKPREYIVTEWPLRHTCGEFWSLVYDYECAAVVVLCVPPPGSTNFPSFWPEGKHSKKYGPVFTIDHISHNHYTNIKTWIFRINKKIVSLTELMAGVKAPPKTVQLFQLTCWPMGHKVPTSTNSLVELMNMVERWRQRTDYGPVAVVSPDGRSRCGVYCAANACIEQVIQHGEVDIFQAVKTVRRHRPQLVENMTEYKYCYDLVLHYVLHYLNKDMNEKK, from the exons ATGAGCACCACCCTACCCTCGGCACCGACAGAACTCTCGCAATTCCCAAAGCTTTGCGAGCTACGTCGAAAGTTTCCTGTTCTATATCGTGTCGAGTTTCAG acAGCAACGAAAGTGGAAACACATTCGTGCAGACACGCCACGAAACCAgcgaataaagaaaaaaatcagaaCCAAAAGTGTATTCCTT ACGATTATAACAGGGTGGTCTTAGATACGATCGAAGGCGAACCAGATTCCGATTACGTTAACGCATCTTACGTAGAT AGTATATTGAAACCAAATGCTTACATCGTGACTCAGGGACCCATAGAGAACACGGTAACAGAATTCTGGCGAATGGTTTGGCAAGAGAAGGCATGCTGCATCGTGATGCTAACAAAAACATTCGACTTCATCAAG GTGATGTGCGTCCAATATTGGCCCGCAAGCAAAGACAAGGACGAAGAGTATGGTGGTATCGGGGTTTCCGTGTTGAAGGAGGAGGAACTGGCCAATTTTCACATACGAACGATAAAGCTGTACAAGAAAAATGAGAACGAC GAAATCACAGAAGAAAGAACACTGTTGCAATTCCATTACACGGAATGGCATTCGCATACGTGTCCTTTCGGAAATGCAGTTTTAGAATTTCGTCGACGAGTCAGAGCCGTGGTCGGATCCACTATAAAGAACGAGTCAGGTCCTATGGTGGTGCATTGCAA TGACGGTGGTGGAAGATCAGGAGTGTACTTGGCGATAGATGCAAATATGGAGTTGGCCGAAGAGGAGGACGCTTTCGACGTCTTTGGATACTTGAAGAAGTTGCGGCAAAGCAGAAGAGGTCTCATCGAGAACTTG GAACAGTACAAATTCGTGTACGACACGCTAGAAGAGTTCGTAGTGTGCGGTACCTCGTGGTTTCCGGTTTCCGAATTATCGCAACGTCTCAAGCAAAAGAGTATAAAAAATCCCATAACCAAGATGAATGAATATCAACGAGAATACCAGCAAATTTGTAAGCAAACGCCACGTTTCACGATCGGTGATTGCGCTGGCGGACATAGAGCTGAtaatagagaaaaaaataggGACGTTCTAGTAGTGCCAC CCGACAACTTTCGACCATACCTCACCAGCTTCCAGGGTAACAGCTACACTGACTACATAAACGCTGTTTTTGTGGAC GGCTATACGAAACCCAGGGAGTACATTGTAACGGAATGGCCACTTCGACACACGTGCGGTGAGTTCTGGTCCCTGGTTTACGATTACGAGTGTGCAGCCGTGGTGGTACTCTGCGTACCACCCCCAGGCTCCACGAATTTCCCCAGCTTTTGGCCCGAGGGAAAACATTCAAAGAAATACGGTCCTGTATTTACGATTGATCACATCAGTCACAATCACTATACGAACATCAAAACCTGG ATTTTCAggataaacaaaaaaatagtATCACTGACCGAGCTAATGGCTGGAGTGAAAGCTCCTCCGAAGACGGTTCAACTGTTCCAATTGACTTGTTGGCCTATGGGCCACAAGGTTCCAACGTCGACGAACAGTTTGGTCGAGCTGATGAACATGGTCGAAAGGTGGAGGCAACGAACGGATTATGGACCTGTAGCTGTGGTTTCACCGGATGGCAGAAGTCGTTGCGGCGTGTATTGTGCCGCAAATGCGTGTATAGAACAGGTCATTCAGCACGGGGAAGTGGACATTTTCCAGGCGGTTAAAACCGTACGCAGGCATAGGCCTCAGCTCGTAGAGAACATG ACCGAATACAAATACTGCTACGATCTGGTGCTGCACTACGTGCTACACTACCTGAACAAGGACATGAACGAGAAAAAGTGA
- the LOC114878314 gene encoding uncharacterized protein LOC114878314: protein MVPCAQGRVVVETARPAPPYFAMCSSYRRQVTGITGITGITGITGTPIEIVASVSGTTSTNATQTDQQSTSSGSRGAISKNTMIAGHGSAARPEELGVTPWYLEDYPTIDSSPGPTGDRSSYPSYSHVDTDAVVKPDVISTRNSSFETEFPRPPVSTVPRKAYMDLRDAIALLDETCPNQEPSPSLTPRTPRTPLTSHPRNKRARSKSSDNSSNYSNERLSDRSFENPRAQEKEKEKEKKRPFLKKIGISKTEDKPFLAKLAPKIIGKPYLEKIGPSKAVEKPFLDKIGSSKTLDKFFFETPRYERKGETPKADEVEKIAEAKKPEEKKLIKMDHQSFDVERRRSGKGHLLKMYSFETEDLESTVQVKDHIRDPLRGASLDDVLDSGPSSLPLETITDEPSPPPKVKTKERTANGVELLKCRVTTSEEIIFSGGSYGSDKESSSWGNSPRTKWQSRKDTGTPITPTRRKVIQSCRHSEDSVPNSPTKRPISSVLPDRQDDSQQADTSEKIICSPMKSRRQTYEDLLNAYGKKKEPVQKPNDKQAQFERRGISSDNLLSRDRSLAASVFLAGDQVEKTREASSEDSLAHRTAQEYTRETFKQLQDKFKYHEVPTETYADFKRRTRGGNVQGIIARQEKLKAVTDTREESLKSKTEEMDADSSTDGRTGYLRVQGSTRSVLKKQEEIDHPSDQESDSNASIRRPKRRIFHEPSQETMDLLTELRKVKSLLKTPSWEKDLELDKKPTRQPKRILLTDKEFCLSVERENSIRRPSKVLNSLERREESQLDGKQEEDEKKLPGPALFEKKCLSLDYADDEKPQKAERTISLASRNFLSEAEEAVNYCDSRSYSSNVFNNTCSRETTNGKENGNESDKDAKRSGQNHCAEVDIAIPIDQKASSPKVRGQIQGRTSDLYEIISPRSTPFRVKRRLGKISVEESVKPESFTLGSKVDCRSTVTQKRTKCFPL from the coding sequence ATGGTGCCCTGCGCTCAGGGTCGTGTCGTGGTGGAGACAGCAAGACCAGCGCCACCATACTTTGCCATGTGTTCTAGCTACCGTAGACAAGTGACCGGTATAACCGGTATAACCGGTATAACCGGTATAACCGGTACGCCGATCGAGATAGTAGCGAGTGTATCTGGGACTACGTCAACGAATGCCACACAAACGGATCAGCAGTCGACATCGTCAGGCAGCAGGGGTGCTATAAGTAAAAATACGATGATTGCAGGCCACGGTAGCGCAGCGAGGCCGGAAGAGCTTGGCGTAACACCGTGGTACCTAGAGGATTATCCGACCATAGACTCCTCGCCGGGACCTACGGGTGATCGGAGCTCGTATCCCTCGTATTCTCACGTCGACACAGATGCCGTGGTAAAGCCAGACGTGATCTCGACGAGGAACAGTAGCTTCGAAACCGAGTTCCCACGTCCTCCCGTCAGCACCGTGCCTAGAAAAGCTTATATGGACTTGAGAGACGCCATCGCTTTGTTGGACGAAACCTGTCCGAATCAGGAACCCAGTCCGTCCCTCACACCGAGAACACCGAGAACTCCACTGACGTCGCATCCGCGAAACAAAAGGGCCAGATCCAAGAGTAGCGACAACTCGTCGAATTACAGTAACGAAAGATTGAGCGATCGTTCGTTCGAAAACCCGCGAGCAcaggagaaggagaaggagaaggagaagaagcGACCATTCTTGAAGAAGATCGGTATATCCAAGACGGAGGACAAGCCCTTCCTGGCGAAGCTGGCACCTAAGATAATAGGTAAGCCGTACTTGGAGAAGATCGGGCCTAGCAAAGCTGTCGAGAAGCCTTTTCTGGACAAGATTGGCTCATCGAAGACGTTGGACAAATTCTTTTTCGAGACCCCGCGGTACGAACGAAAAGGCGAAACGCCAAAGGCAGACGAAGTTGAGAAGATTGCGGAAGCAAAGAaaccagaagaaaagaagcTTATCAAGATGGATCACCAGTCGTTTGACGTCGAAAGAAGACGATCCGGCAAGGGTCATCTGTTGAAGATGTACTCGTTCGAAACGGAGGATCTAGAGTCCACGGTTCAGGTGAAGGATCATATTCGAGATCCTCTTCGAGGCGCCTCTCTAGACGATGTCCTCGACTCGGGTCCGAGCTCTCTACCACTGGAAACCATAACGGACGAACCATCGCCACCACCAAAGGTAAAAACGAAAGAACGAACCGCGAACGGTGTCGAGCTTTTGAAGTGCCGCGTTACAACCAGCGAGGAGATTATTTTCTCCGGCGGCAGCTATGGCTCGGATAAGGAATCTAGCAGCTGGGGCAATTCGCCGAGAACGAAATGGCAATCAAGAAAAGACACTGGTACGCCAATAACGCCTACTCGTCGCAAAGTTATTCAAAGTTGTCGACATAGCGAAGACAGCGTTCCTAATTCACCGACAAAACGACCCATCTCCTCCGTTCTGCCAGACCGTCAGGATGATTCGCAACAAGCCGACACCTCggagaaaataatttgttcCCCGATGAAAAGCAGGAGACAGACGTACGAGGATTTACTGAACGCATATGGAAAGAAGAAGGAGCCTGTTCAGAAGCCGAATGACAAACAGGCACAATTTGAAAGACGAGGTATATCCTCGGACAATCTTTTGTCGAGGGATCGTTCGTTGGCCGCGTCTGTCTTCCTGGCTGGGGACCAAGTCGAAAAGACGAGGGAGGCGTCGTCGGAGGACTCGTTGGCTCATCGCACCGCTCAAGAATACACGAGGGAAACGTTCAAACAGCTACAAGATAAATTCAAGTACCATGAAGTACCGACTGAAACGTACGCGGACTTTAAGCGACGAACGCGAGGAGGCAACGTTCAGGGTATAATTGCGAGacaagaaaaattgaaagcgGTGACGGACACTCGTGAGGAAAGTTTAAagagtaaaacagaggaaatGGACGCGGACTCGAGCACCGATGGAAGAACCGGATACTTACGAGTCCAAGGAAGCACGAGATCAGTACTAAAGAAACAAGAGGAAATAGATCATCCTAGCGATCAAGAATCGGACAGCAACGCGTCTATAAGACGTCCCAAGCGACGAATCTTCCACGAGCCTTCCCAGGAAACCATGGACCTGCTGACGGAACTGAGAAAGGTGAAGAGTTTACTGAAGACTCCGTCGTGGGAGAAGGATCTCGAGTTGGATAAGAAACCAACTCGTCAACCAAAACGTATTCTGTTAACCGACAAAGAATTTTGTCTGTCGGTTGAACGGGAGAATAGTATTCGACGTCCGTCAAAGGTGCTGAATTCTCTTGAGAGAAGAGAGGAAAGTCAATTGGATGGAAAGCAGGAGGAAGATGAGAAGAAGCTTCCTGGACCAGCTTTGTTCGAGAAGAAGTGTCTTTCGTTAGACTATGCCGACGATGAGAAGCCACAAAAAGCGGAAAGAACGATTTCGCTGGCCTCTAGAAATTTTCTCTCAGAGGCTGAAGAAGCGGTCAATTATTGCGACTCGAGGAGCTACTCGTCGAATGTGTTTAATAATACTTGCTCGAGAGAAACGACGAATGGAAAGGAAAACGGCAACGAATCGGACAAGGATGCGAAGAGAAGTGGTCAGAATCATTGCGCGGAGGTGGACATCGCCATCCCGATTGATCAGAAAGCTAGCAGTCCGAAGGTTAGGGGTCAGATTCAGGGTAGAACGAGCGATCTTTACGAGATCATATCCCCGAGATCAACGCCTTTCCGAGTGAAAAGAAGGCTCGGAAAGATCTCCGTGGAGGAGAGCGTGAAACCGGAGAGTTTCACCCTGGGTTCGAAGGTCGACTGCCGATCCACCGTTACACAGAAACGGACCAAGTGCTTCCCTTTATAA